One Pirellulales bacterium genomic window carries:
- a CDS encoding aminotransferase class IV: protein MSERVVYWNGRLVPEAEARLSIYDSALTMGDMAFEVTRTIRHAPYRLDDHLARLFHSLSCLQIDPGLSLGELRAATEATLARNLPTADPSVDWNIIHNVSRGPAAAFQEAFAPEDLRPTVLISCFPMFRKLAQLAPAYDTGIELVVPPQRALPHELLDLGIKTRSRLHYQLANLQAAERCAGSTPIMVDPDGFLTESTSGNVFIVERGVLLTPEPRNLLPGITRDTVLHLAATTDTPWREANITVAQAAAAAELFVTSTSIGVLHGRSFNGQRVGDGTIGPVTRRLRAALHAAVGLDFAEQAREYARRLESKTPD from the coding sequence ATGAGCGAACGCGTTGTCTATTGGAACGGTCGTTTGGTGCCCGAGGCCGAGGCCCGGCTCTCGATCTACGACTCGGCGTTAACGATGGGCGACATGGCGTTCGAAGTCACGCGGACGATACGCCACGCTCCGTATCGCCTCGACGATCACCTGGCCCGGCTGTTTCACTCGCTGTCGTGCCTGCAGATCGATCCGGGACTGTCGCTCGGCGAATTGCGTGCAGCCACGGAAGCGACGCTTGCGCGCAATTTGCCCACGGCCGATCCGAGCGTCGACTGGAATATCATTCACAACGTGTCCCGTGGTCCCGCCGCCGCATTCCAGGAAGCGTTCGCGCCGGAGGATCTTCGTCCCACGGTGTTGATCAGTTGCTTTCCGATGTTCCGCAAGCTCGCGCAGCTTGCCCCGGCGTATGACACGGGCATCGAACTGGTGGTGCCGCCGCAGCGGGCCTTGCCACACGAGCTGCTCGACCTCGGCATCAAGACCCGGAGCCGGTTGCACTATCAACTAGCCAACCTGCAGGCTGCCGAACGCTGCGCGGGCAGCACGCCCATCATGGTCGATCCCGACGGCTTTCTGACCGAGAGCACCAGCGGCAACGTGTTCATCGTCGAGCGCGGCGTACTGCTGACCCCCGAGCCGCGGAATCTGCTTCCCGGCATCACGCGCGACACGGTCTTGCACCTGGCCGCCACGACCGATACGCCCTGGCGCGAGGCGAATATCACGGTCGCCCAGGCCGCAGCGGCCGCAGAGTTGTTCGTCACCTCGACGAGCATCGGCGTGCTGCACGGCCGCAGCTTCAACGGGCAGCGCGTGGGCGACGGCACCATCGGACCGGTCACGCGCCGCTTGCGCGCGGCGCTGCATGCCGCGGTGGGGCTCGACTTTGCCGAGCAGGCCCGGGAATACGCCCGAAGGCTCGAGTCTAAAACTCCGGACTAG
- the hemW gene encoding radical SAM family heme chaperone HemW encodes MTHPLTATPEPRAAYVHVPFCVHRCGYCNFTVVAARDDLIEPYLDALQIELQALEQPRTVATLFLGGGTPTRLPPEPLERLLRLVTQWFVLAPGGEFSVEANPGDLDRPRADVLAAAGVNRVSLGVQSFRIEKLQTLERDHTAADIGRSVELARGFARSVAIDLIFAAPGESLNDWQHDLAEAVTLPVDHVSTYGLTYEKGTRFWSRREHGALVERDEETQRSMYLAAIDRLADAGFEHYEISNFARPGHRCRHNEVYWAGASYWAAGPGAARYVAGRREVNHRSTTNWIKRLRAGESPVAERETLGSEDRAREALVLGLRRVEGIERASFAAQWGFEIDELLGPELPRLRHLALLADDGRRIALTRAGLVVSDAIWPRVLRR; translated from the coding sequence ATGACCCATCCGTTGACGGCCACGCCCGAGCCGCGGGCAGCCTATGTGCACGTGCCGTTCTGCGTGCATCGTTGCGGCTACTGCAATTTCACGGTCGTCGCCGCGCGGGACGATCTGATCGAACCGTATCTCGACGCCTTGCAGATCGAATTGCAGGCGCTCGAGCAACCACGGACAGTCGCGACGCTGTTTCTCGGCGGTGGCACGCCGACGCGGCTGCCACCCGAGCCGTTAGAACGGTTGTTGCGCTTGGTGACGCAATGGTTTGTCTTGGCCCCTGGGGGCGAATTCTCGGTCGAGGCCAACCCCGGCGATCTCGACCGGCCGCGCGCGGATGTGCTCGCTGCCGCGGGAGTGAACCGCGTCAGCCTAGGCGTGCAATCGTTTCGAATCGAAAAACTGCAGACACTCGAACGTGACCACACGGCCGCAGACATCGGCCGCAGCGTCGAGCTGGCCAGGGGGTTCGCCAGGAGCGTCGCAATCGACCTGATCTTCGCCGCGCCAGGCGAATCGCTGAATGATTGGCAACACGATCTGGCCGAAGCCGTGACCCTGCCGGTCGATCATGTCTCGACCTACGGACTGACCTACGAAAAGGGCACGAGATTCTGGTCAAGACGCGAACACGGCGCGCTCGTGGAACGCGACGAAGAGACCCAGCGATCGATGTACCTGGCCGCGATCGATCGGTTGGCCGACGCCGGGTTCGAACACTACGAAATCTCAAACTTTGCCCGGCCAGGTCATCGCTGCCGGCACAACGAGGTGTACTGGGCCGGGGCCAGTTACTGGGCCGCAGGCCCCGGCGCCGCGCGCTATGTCGCCGGACGCCGCGAGGTGAATCACCGCAGCACCACGAACTGGATCAAACGACTTCGGGCAGGCGAATCGCCGGTGGCCGAACGCGAAACGCTGGGCAGCGAAGACCGTGCCCGCGAAGCCCTGGTGCTCGGGCTGCGACGCGTCGAGGGCATCGAGCGCGCCAGTTTCGCGGCGCAATGGGGCTTTGAAATCGACGAGCTGCTGGGACCTGAGCTGCCGCGCTTGCGGCACCTGGCACTGCTGGCCGACGACGGTCGTCGCATCGCCCTGACCCGCGCTGGGTTGGTCGTCAGCGATGCGATCTGGCCGCGCGTGCTGCGGCGCTAG
- a CDS encoding amidohydrolase family protein — protein sequence MAAVTSPFSGPPIQRRQWLKQATLLAAGASLSLWRRAAAAATPANGFVDVHTHLGRTWNSTEVLSAEALLRWMDAHEIAQAVVLPLVSPEASSFPLSTDFVLAQTQPYRERLIPFCSVDPRTSYSGGQRGLNEMLKRYAEAGAKGFGEHKPGVRIDDPRNLRLYEACSEVGLPVLFHLDNERNLDEPGLPGLARVLAQFPNATFIGHGPGWWASISGQVTQADLGGYPTGTVAPGGAIDALMDKHPNLYGDLSAGSGARAIERDATFGREFLVRRADRLLFGTDYLSPGQEVPQFDLLARIDVPEDVRAKISRENARRLLQLNS from the coding sequence ATGGCCGCTGTGACGAGCCCGTTCTCCGGTCCCCCGATCCAGCGAAGACAGTGGCTCAAGCAGGCCACACTGCTGGCTGCGGGGGCGAGCCTTTCGCTCTGGCGACGTGCGGCGGCTGCCGCGACGCCCGCTAACGGCTTCGTCGACGTCCACACGCATCTGGGCCGCACGTGGAATTCGACCGAAGTGCTGTCGGCCGAGGCCTTGCTACGCTGGATGGACGCGCACGAGATCGCGCAAGCGGTCGTCTTGCCGCTGGTCTCGCCCGAGGCGTCGAGTTTTCCGTTGTCGACCGATTTCGTCTTGGCTCAGACACAGCCCTACCGCGAGCGGCTGATTCCCTTCTGCTCGGTCGATCCGCGCACCAGTTACAGCGGCGGACAGCGCGGTCTGAACGAGATGCTGAAACGCTATGCCGAGGCCGGGGCCAAAGGATTTGGCGAGCACAAACCAGGCGTGCGAATCGATGATCCACGCAATCTGCGGCTCTACGAAGCCTGCTCCGAAGTCGGGTTGCCCGTGCTGTTCCACCTCGACAACGAACGCAACCTCGACGAGCCCGGTTTGCCGGGCCTGGCCCGCGTCTTGGCGCAGTTTCCAAATGCGACGTTCATCGGCCACGGCCCGGGCTGGTGGGCGTCGATCTCAGGGCAGGTAACCCAGGCCGATCTGGGCGGTTACCCAACGGGCACCGTCGCACCGGGCGGAGCGATCGACGCTTTGATGGACAAACACCCCAACTTGTATGGCGATCTGTCGGCCGGCAGCGGCGCCCGGGCCATCGAGCGCGACGCAACGTTCGGCCGTGAATTCCTGGTTCGCCGCGCCGACCGACTGCTCTTCGGTACCGATTACCTTTCGCCGGGGCAGGAGGTCCCGCAATTCGATTTGCTGGCCCGCATCGACGTCCCCGAGGACGTGCGCGCCAAGATCAGTCGTGAAAACGCGCGCCGGCTGTTGCAGTTGAATTCGTGA
- a CDS encoding metal-dependent hydrolase: protein MIQNLPVKTLEHKGLTIEGYSRAAVQTYWRLPELKLGFDLGGQPWAFMGTQTWFVSHAHLDHIAALPVYIARRRMMKMEPPVIYLPESTVEHVERILRLFTRLDRGRMPCQLVPTKPGDEIELSREHVVSVSETRHTVPSLGFVVWERRRKLKTEYQGLAGEQIRDLRLSGVDVTEERRVPIVAYVGDSAPAGLDNCPAMFEAQILITELTFVAPGHRKEKIHRFGHMHLDDLIERRDRFKNELIVASHFSTRYHQKQIREIVGRALPDMLGGRLHLWL from the coding sequence ATGATACAAAACCTGCCCGTCAAGACGCTCGAGCACAAGGGACTGACCATCGAAGGTTATTCCCGCGCGGCCGTGCAGACCTATTGGCGGCTGCCCGAATTGAAGCTCGGTTTCGATCTCGGCGGGCAGCCCTGGGCTTTCATGGGCACGCAAACGTGGTTCGTGAGCCATGCCCACCTCGATCATATCGCGGCCCTGCCCGTCTATATCGCCCGGCGGCGGATGATGAAGATGGAGCCGCCGGTCATCTACTTGCCCGAGTCGACGGTCGAACACGTCGAGCGGATCTTGCGACTGTTCACCCGGCTGGACCGCGGCCGGATGCCATGCCAACTCGTGCCGACCAAGCCCGGCGACGAGATCGAACTGTCGCGCGAGCACGTGGTGTCGGTTTCCGAAACGCGCCATACGGTCCCCTCGCTGGGATTCGTCGTATGGGAACGTCGGCGCAAGCTGAAGACGGAGTACCAAGGGCTCGCCGGCGAGCAGATTCGCGACCTGCGGCTCTCGGGCGTCGACGTGACCGAAGAACGCCGCGTGCCGATCGTGGCCTACGTCGGCGATAGCGCACCGGCCGGACTCGACAACTGTCCCGCGATGTTCGAAGCTCAAATCCTGATCACCGAGCTGACATTTGTCGCGCCCGGCCATCGCAAGGAAAAGATCCACCGTTTCGGCCATATGCATCTCGACGACCTGATCGAACGCCGGGACCGGTTCAAGAACGAGTTGATCGTCGCGTCGCACTTCAGCACCCGGTACCATCAAAAGCAGATTCGTGAGATCGTGGGCCGGGCCCTGCCCGACATGCTGGGCGGCCGGCTGCATCTTTGGCTGTGA
- a CDS encoding segregation/condensation protein A, with translation MAFRVDLDIFRGPLDLLLYLVRKHEVEITDIPVALIAEQYLAYLEVLKLLDVNAVGDFLEMASTLIEIKSRMVLPHAEEEETPIEDPRQELVRQLLEYKRFKDAASLLDERSRQWQERFARSAHDAPRGRDWANEPLKEVELWDLVSALARMIRDSQTSQPSNIIYDETPIHVFMGRIHQRLLAERQVSLADLFEQGMHKSTLIGIFLAILELVRHHDVRAEQDQLFGNIWLLPGERTGATLDLSAADNYQPPPVADAPDPTADTEDEPLAEEPPVESDS, from the coding sequence ATGGCTTTTCGCGTCGATCTCGATATCTTTCGCGGCCCCCTCGACTTGCTGCTCTACCTGGTGCGCAAGCACGAGGTAGAAATCACGGATATCCCGGTCGCCTTGATCGCCGAGCAGTACCTGGCCTATCTCGAAGTGCTCAAGTTACTCGACGTCAACGCGGTCGGCGATTTCCTCGAAATGGCCAGCACGCTGATCGAAATCAAATCGCGGATGGTGCTGCCGCACGCAGAAGAGGAAGAAACGCCGATCGAGGACCCGCGGCAAGAGCTGGTGCGGCAGTTGCTCGAGTACAAGCGGTTCAAAGACGCCGCGAGCCTGCTCGACGAGCGGAGCCGGCAATGGCAGGAACGCTTTGCCCGCAGCGCCCACGATGCGCCGCGCGGCCGCGATTGGGCCAATGAGCCTCTCAAAGAAGTCGAGCTCTGGGACCTGGTCAGCGCCCTGGCCCGGATGATTCGCGACAGCCAGACGTCGCAGCCCTCGAACATCATCTACGACGAGACGCCGATCCATGTGTTCATGGGCCGCATCCATCAGCGACTGTTAGCCGAACGCCAAGTATCGCTGGCCGACCTGTTCGAACAGGGAATGCACAAATCGACCTTGATCGGCATCTTTCTGGCGATCCTCGAATTGGTGCGGCACCACGACGTACGGGCGGAACAGGACCAGCTATTCGGCAACATCTGGCTGTTGCCCGGTGAACGCACCGGCGCGACGCTGGATTTGAGCGCGGCGGACAACTACCAGCCGCCCCCGGTCGCCGATGCTCCGGACCCCACGGCCGATACGGAAGACGAGCCCTTGGCCGAAGAACCGCCGGTTGAGTCCGACTCTTGA
- a CDS encoding cupin domain-containing protein, translating into MDIKNIDQVPAFITADGSEIRELLAHRNSVIRNQSLAEARLAPGQSTTPHYHPATEEIYYLTRGLGRMQIGPEVCAVGPGDAIAIPPGAPHMITNIGDETLCFLCCCAPAYEHVDTVLLDSIPSAG; encoded by the coding sequence ATGGACATCAAGAACATCGATCAGGTGCCGGCGTTTATCACGGCCGATGGTTCCGAGATTCGAGAACTGCTCGCGCATCGCAATTCCGTGATTCGTAACCAAAGCCTCGCCGAGGCTCGCCTTGCGCCCGGCCAATCGACTACGCCGCACTACCATCCCGCGACGGAAGAGATTTACTACCTGACCCGTGGCCTGGGGCGCATGCAGATCGGTCCAGAAGTGTGCGCGGTGGGCCCTGGCGATGCGATTGCAATTCCGCCCGGGGCTCCCCACATGATCACCAACATTGGCGACGAGACCCTGTGTTTCCTCTGCTGCTGTGCTCCCGCCTATGAGCACGTCGACACCGTCTTGCTCGACTCTATCCCCTCGGCCGGCTGA
- the rlmJ gene encoding 23S rRNA (adenine(2030)-N(6))-methyltransferase RlmJ, producing the protein MKRKSSARRRTAPAESSGSEIPLRIVGGEFRGRKLAYSGDLRTRPMKDRLREATFNRLGTAVRGKLALDLFAGTGAMGLEALSRGATKALFLELHRPTAEVIERNAATLAVGARTEVIAADTFAWFDRAELPADRPWLVFVCPPYELYRSQPDSMIALVAGLVARAPADSLLVLESDLDWDWTRIPRSSDWDRRPYPPSVIGILEIEPRNP; encoded by the coding sequence ATGAAACGTAAATCTTCTGCTCGGCGACGAACCGCACCGGCCGAATCAAGCGGTAGCGAGATCCCCTTGCGGATCGTGGGGGGCGAATTCCGCGGCCGCAAACTCGCCTATAGCGGCGATCTGCGTACCAGACCGATGAAGGATCGCCTGCGCGAGGCCACCTTCAATCGCCTCGGAACGGCCGTACGCGGCAAATTGGCCCTCGATCTGTTTGCTGGGACCGGGGCGATGGGCCTGGAAGCTCTCAGCCGCGGCGCAACCAAGGCTCTGTTTCTCGAACTTCATCGGCCGACTGCCGAAGTGATCGAGCGCAATGCCGCAACGCTGGCGGTCGGCGCACGCACCGAGGTCATTGCGGCTGACACCTTTGCCTGGTTCGACCGTGCGGAGCTGCCGGCCGATCGTCCATGGCTGGTATTCGTGTGTCCCCCCTACGAGCTGTACCGTTCGCAGCCTGACTCGATGATCGCGCTGGTCGCAGGGCTCGTCGCTCGCGCGCCGGCCGACAGCCTGCTCGTGCTCGAAAGCGACCTGGACTGGGATTGGACGCGCATCCCCCGGTCCAGCGATTGGGATCGCCGGCCTTATCCGCCGTCGGTCATCGGCATCCTGGAGATCGAGCCGCGCAATCCATAA
- a CDS encoding peptidylprolyl isomerase, with product MSARAANSCSCWNRWLLVAVALAWWVAATPAASAQDPPAPETPAATDPPADQPPAESPPAETPPAETPPAEPAPAAEQPAETPAEQPPADQPAAAPGGDFKALFAKFKELIVQLRTLQEKYKLTKPDERPGVEAEFNAALAQGNELTPQLQAAAEAEFKAAPNEDADCANFLASVVAAAAADDRYEEADRVAQILFDGNYPNKALCNEAGIAAFVLGDYDKAERLLKEGEAAGALNPLGKNYLGLVAEYRELSKQEQALRAAEATANDLPRVLLKTTKGDITIELFENEAPNTVANFISLVESGLYNGLTFHRVIGNFMAQGGDPKGDGSGGPGYEIACESYQPNHRNHFRGSLSMAHAGRDTGGSQFFLTFVPTAHLNGKHTVFGRVIEGMDVLPLLERTEGRPNAKPDKIIEATVLRKRDHEYKPVKMGGAEAAPTENPPASTP from the coding sequence ATGTCTGCCCGTGCCGCGAACTCGTGCTCTTGCTGGAATCGTTGGTTGCTCGTCGCCGTTGCACTCGCCTGGTGGGTTGCAGCGACTCCTGCCGCATCGGCTCAAGACCCGCCGGCCCCCGAAACGCCTGCTGCGACCGATCCGCCGGCCGACCAGCCTCCCGCCGAATCGCCGCCCGCCGAGACCCCGCCTGCCGAGACCCCGCCCGCCGAACCGGCGCCGGCCGCCGAGCAACCGGCTGAGACGCCGGCCGAACAACCGCCGGCCGACCAGCCTGCCGCTGCGCCGGGCGGCGACTTCAAGGCGCTGTTCGCCAAGTTCAAGGAACTGATCGTCCAATTGCGCACGTTGCAGGAAAAGTACAAGCTCACGAAGCCCGATGAGCGGCCGGGAGTCGAGGCCGAGTTCAACGCGGCGCTGGCCCAGGGCAACGAACTGACGCCGCAGTTGCAGGCCGCCGCCGAAGCCGAATTCAAGGCCGCGCCGAACGAGGACGCCGATTGTGCGAATTTCCTCGCGTCGGTCGTGGCAGCCGCGGCGGCCGACGATCGGTACGAAGAAGCCGATCGCGTGGCGCAGATCTTGTTCGACGGCAACTATCCGAACAAGGCCCTGTGCAACGAGGCCGGCATCGCCGCGTTTGTGCTGGGCGATTACGACAAGGCCGAACGGCTGCTCAAGGAAGGCGAAGCCGCCGGGGCGCTGAATCCCTTGGGTAAGAATTACTTGGGCCTGGTTGCCGAATACCGCGAGTTGAGCAAGCAGGAGCAGGCCTTGCGCGCCGCCGAAGCCACGGCGAACGACCTGCCGCGCGTGCTGCTGAAAACGACCAAGGGTGACATCACGATCGAGTTGTTCGAGAACGAGGCCCCCAACACGGTGGCCAACTTTATCAGCCTGGTCGAATCGGGCCTCTACAACGGGCTCACCTTCCACCGCGTGATTGGCAACTTCATGGCCCAAGGCGGCGATCCCAAGGGCGACGGCTCGGGCGGTCCCGGCTACGAAATCGCCTGCGAAAGCTACCAGCCGAATCACCGCAATCATTTTCGCGGCTCGCTCAGCATGGCGCATGCCGGTCGCGACACGGGCGGCTCGCAGTTCTTCCTGACGTTCGTGCCTACGGCGCACCTGAACGGCAAGCACACGGTGTTTGGCCGGGTCATCGAGGGGATGGACGTATTGCCCTTGCTCGAGCGCACCGAGGGGCGACCGAACGCCAAGCCCGACAAGATTATCGAGGCCACGGTGCTGCGCAAGCGCGATCACGAGTACAAGCCGGTCAAGATGGGCGGAGCGGAGGCAGCACCGACGGAAAACCCGCCGGCAAGCACCCCGTAG
- a CDS encoding 4Fe-4S dicluster domain-containing protein, which translates to MSPEQITRPILWNVGLPTKIAMYVLLAVSLAVFGYGLSRRIKVWRRGRQTSAPLNLSAACRRLLRHVFLQRRIARIPWAWSSHMLLFYGFIVLFIGTVCVALEDYGVFHFFYGTFYLTLSCLLDLFGLGFVVALAMAMARRAGVTQVRPSSTPVDAAILWLLMAIGISGFLIEGLRIAALRPDFEQVSFVGWALAGAWARAGFSPQAAVLPHFAFWWLHMLLVFGFIALVPYTKLLHFLIAPMHIARTPEHASGHFSPVSLEEVEETGRVGVGTMADFTQAELISFDACTQCRRCETACPAWNTAKPLSPMRVVLDLAAAGEHEGSLHDSVISAETLWSCTTCGACVRQCPVLINQLGAIVELRRHLVGEGHVLGSAQGALRSIAATGNPWGLPRADRAAWAAGLDVPTIDEMPNPEVLFWVGCAGSYDRRNQQVSRALAQIMQAAGVKFAILGRHEQCTGDPARRLGDDFTFLEAAQANVETINATGCRRIVTACAHCFNTLSNEYPDYGGHWQVEHHTKFIADLLAAGRLQFAPGAETGAVTFHDPCYLSRHNGGADAPRAVLGAVADKRLPIVEPEQHGPNGFCCGAGGGRMWMEEDIDKRVNFRRFAQLKATGAKTVAVGCPFCMTMLDDASKNDEAAGIAVKDVAELVAARLA; encoded by the coding sequence ATGAGCCCCGAGCAAATCACGCGGCCCATTCTCTGGAACGTGGGCCTGCCGACGAAGATCGCCATGTACGTGCTCCTGGCGGTGTCGTTGGCCGTGTTCGGCTACGGTCTATCGCGGCGCATCAAAGTCTGGCGGCGCGGCAGGCAGACTTCCGCGCCCCTGAATCTCTCGGCGGCCTGCCGACGCTTGCTGCGCCACGTGTTTTTGCAGCGGCGCATCGCGCGAATCCCCTGGGCCTGGAGCAGCCACATGCTGCTGTTCTACGGCTTCATCGTGCTGTTCATCGGTACTGTGTGCGTGGCCCTCGAAGACTACGGCGTCTTCCATTTCTTCTACGGGACCTTCTATCTCACGCTTTCCTGCCTGCTCGACTTGTTCGGGCTGGGGTTCGTCGTGGCGCTGGCGATGGCGATGGCGCGCCGTGCCGGAGTGACGCAAGTGCGGCCTTCGAGCACGCCGGTCGATGCGGCGATTCTCTGGTTGCTGATGGCGATCGGGATCAGCGGTTTTCTCATCGAAGGGTTGCGCATCGCGGCGCTGCGGCCTGATTTCGAGCAAGTCTCGTTCGTCGGCTGGGCGCTCGCCGGGGCGTGGGCCCGCGCAGGCTTCTCGCCACAGGCCGCTGTGCTCCCGCACTTTGCGTTCTGGTGGTTGCACATGCTGCTGGTGTTTGGGTTCATCGCGCTGGTGCCCTACACCAAGCTGCTGCATTTTCTGATTGCTCCGATGCACATTGCGCGCACTCCCGAGCATGCCTCGGGCCATTTTTCGCCGGTGAGCCTGGAGGAGGTTGAAGAGACAGGTCGCGTCGGGGTCGGCACGATGGCCGACTTTACCCAGGCCGAACTGATCAGCTTCGATGCTTGCACCCAATGCCGGCGATGCGAGACGGCTTGTCCCGCTTGGAATACCGCGAAGCCGCTGTCGCCGATGCGTGTCGTTCTCGATCTGGCCGCGGCCGGCGAACACGAAGGGTCGCTGCACGATTCGGTCATCTCGGCCGAGACGCTCTGGTCGTGTACGACGTGCGGCGCGTGCGTGCGACAATGCCCCGTGCTGATCAATCAGCTGGGAGCGATCGTTGAGTTGCGCCGGCACTTGGTGGGCGAGGGGCATGTGCTCGGCAGTGCGCAGGGCGCGCTGCGCAGCATCGCGGCGACGGGTAACCCTTGGGGTTTGCCGCGGGCCGATCGCGCGGCCTGGGCCGCAGGGCTCGACGTCCCGACGATCGACGAAATGCCGAACCCGGAGGTGCTGTTCTGGGTCGGATGTGCTGGAAGCTACGATCGGCGGAACCAACAGGTAAGCCGCGCGTTGGCCCAAATCATGCAAGCAGCCGGCGTCAAGTTCGCCATCCTGGGGCGCCACGAACAATGCACCGGCGACCCGGCCCGGCGGCTGGGCGACGATTTCACCTTTCTCGAGGCAGCCCAGGCGAATGTCGAAACGATCAACGCCACCGGTTGCCGGCGGATCGTCACCGCGTGCGCACATTGCTTCAATACGTTGTCGAATGAATATCCCGATTACGGTGGCCACTGGCAGGTCGAACACCATACGAAGTTCATCGCCGACTTACTCGCGGCAGGTCGCTTGCAGTTTGCGCCGGGTGCCGAAACTGGGGCGGTTACCTTCCACGATCCGTGTTACCTGTCGCGGCATAACGGCGGCGCCGACGCTCCCCGGGCCGTGCTCGGCGCCGTGGCCGATAAGCGATTGCCGATCGTCGAGCCGGAGCAGCACGGGCCCAACGGTTTCTGCTGCGGGGCCGGAGGCGGGCGGATGTGGATGGAAGAGGACATCGACAAACGGGTCAATTTCCGGCGTTTTGCGCAGCTCAAGGCGACGGGAGCCAAGACCGTGGCCGTCGGCTGCCCGTTTTGCATGACCATGCTGGACGATGCGAGCAAGAACGACGAGGCGGCCGGCATCGCGGTGAAAGATGTGGCCGAACTGGTCGCCGCACGGCTGGCCTAG
- the ispD gene encoding 2-C-methyl-D-erythritol 4-phosphate cytidylyltransferase, giving the protein MPKFAVILPAAGRSSRFRDQNYKKPFAPLANRPVWMYSAERFLNRDDVKQVSLVIAPEDREYVESKFAANLAILGIQLIEGGQERADSVERALARVPAECDYVCVHDAARPCVADVWIDAVFAEAVRTGAAILAVPVSGTLKRVSSQHVIEQTVSREGLWEAQTPQVFRRDLLLAAYSQRQGQNMTDDAQVMEHAGHAVSIVPGSPVNLKITTQEDLRLAEQALKALPKPKLTGPAHPFAGDDLWR; this is encoded by the coding sequence GTGCCAAAATTCGCCGTCATTTTGCCTGCCGCGGGCCGCAGCAGCCGGTTTCGCGACCAGAACTACAAGAAGCCGTTTGCGCCGTTGGCGAATCGGCCGGTGTGGATGTATTCGGCCGAGCGATTTTTGAATCGCGACGACGTCAAGCAAGTCAGCCTGGTGATCGCGCCGGAAGACCGCGAATACGTCGAGTCGAAATTCGCCGCGAACCTGGCCATCCTCGGCATTCAACTGATCGAGGGCGGACAGGAACGCGCCGATTCAGTGGAGAGGGCCCTGGCGCGCGTCCCCGCCGAGTGCGATTACGTCTGCGTGCACGACGCGGCCCGCCCGTGCGTGGCCGATGTCTGGATCGACGCCGTGTTTGCCGAGGCCGTGAGGACCGGCGCGGCCATCTTGGCCGTTCCCGTGTCCGGCACGCTGAAACGCGTCTCGTCGCAGCACGTCATCGAGCAAACCGTCTCGCGCGAGGGGCTCTGGGAAGCCCAGACGCCGCAGGTGTTTCGCCGTGACTTGTTATTGGCCGCTTACTCCCAGCGCCAAGGCCAGAACATGACCGACGACGCCCAGGTGATGGAACACGCCGGACATGCGGTGAGCATCGTGCCGGGCTCGCCCGTCAACCTGAAAATTACGACACAGGAAGATTTGCGCCTGGCCGAGCAGGCCCTCAAGGCATTGCCCAAGCCGAAGCTCACGGGGCCCGCCCACCCGTTCGCCGGCGACGACCTGTGGCGTTGA